From Methanorbis rubei, one genomic window encodes:
- a CDS encoding 4Fe-4S binding protein — ACGNWGVVGDKAGKATFVEVCSEKGAMLFDGAVKAGAISSSAPDPKGLEIRGKIENVMIKMGKNAQAKQFSEAGPGLANYMEAASKCIKCYGCIENCPICSCSENCSTKNPELVRPGIIPPDFMFQMIRFSHIASSCINCGQCSELCPMDIPNSLYMHAQQLEYERVFGHKPGYDMTLPAVNCDCAAKKADPHVTIYKRSK; from the coding sequence TTGCATGCGGTAACTGGGGTGTTGTCGGTGACAAGGCCGGTAAAGCCACTTTCGTTGAGGTCTGCTCTGAGAAGGGTGCAATGCTCTTTGACGGTGCGGTGAAGGCAGGAGCGATCAGCTCGTCTGCCCCAGACCCGAAAGGACTTGAGATCCGCGGGAAGATCGAGAACGTCATGATCAAGATGGGGAAAAATGCTCAGGCAAAACAGTTCTCCGAGGCAGGACCCGGACTTGCAAACTACATGGAAGCAGCATCCAAGTGTATCAAATGCTACGGATGTATTGAGAACTGTCCGATCTGTTCCTGCTCTGAGAACTGTTCCACCAAGAACCCCGAACTCGTCCGCCCGGGAATTATTCCGCCGGACTTCATGTTCCAGATGATCCGGTTCTCGCACATTGCAAGCTCCTGTATCAACTGCGGTCAGTGCAGCGAGCTTTGTCCGATGGACATCCCGAACTCGCTCTACATGCATGCCCAGCAGCTGGAGTATGAGAGAGTGTTCGGCCACAAACCAGGGTATGACATGACACTGCCAGCAGTGAACTGCGATTGTGCTGCCAAAAAAGCGGACCCGCACGTTACGATCTACAAGAGATCCAAGTAA